In Granulicella mallensis MP5ACTX8, the sequence TTTGTCACGTCGAAGCAGTCTGCTCTGAAAATAAACTTGACCCGTTCCGGAGTGATATTGAAGCTGCGTTGCAAGGCTGCATCCAGGTTGTAGTGACTTGGTGTCCATAGGTTGAGTGAGCTGCGTGGAGAGCTACCTATCTTTGTAATAGGAACAGCATTCGATGGAGCTCCTGCCGGCAGAGCGAAGGTTTGCAGAGGAGCAAAGGCAGTAGGGTCGAGATACTGTGTTGTGGCGAAGTTCGCATAGGTCACGCCTTTTCCGCCATACCCGCCGTGGATGCGGATCGAGTCGCGGGTCCGCCCGGGCGCAAGATCGGGCATGCAGGTTCCTCCCGATGGATTCGTGCATCCTGATCCCACGACGAGAAGAGGGTTTCCAGAGGTATAGCTGAAGATTCCAGCTATTTGCCAACCTCCAGCCAGATTGCGGAGAGCCCAGTTATCCCCGCCAATTTTGTTTTTGCCGAAGGGAGACTTAGCCAGTCCATAGGCATTTAGATTTTGAGGAACGTCGGTAATGACCAGGTCACGGTCGGCACGATTCTTGCCTGCTATGGCAACGCCATTGGAAGACGCTGATGCCGGTACGGCGAAGGCGCTGCGCGTTGTGCCGTCGTCGCCGATATTACGGGAGTAGGTGTAGTTGAGGGTGAACGTGACACCCTTGAACTCTCGCTGTTTGAGCGTGAGCTGAAAGGCGTTATAGCTAAGGTTGGCCACGTTATCCCATTCCGGACTAGGTGGGCTGGAGTACTGCGGATAAGGCCGCAACATACGGCCGATCGTTGCATTTGAGTTCGCGCTGCCGGACTGTGTCTGCGCGTAGTTGACATACGGCACCTTTACGGATGGATCTGCGGCTTCGGCAATTGCAATGTTCGCCGGAGTCGCAGGGGCATTGAGGATGTTGGTGGCTCCATCGGTAGCGAGTACGGAACCCAGCGTGGCAAGGTACTTGGGATCAAGCTGCCCTGACCAGAATCCTGCAATGCCAGCCCCTCCGACAAAGTGTGATTCGCTTCCCGAGTAGCCCAGCGTGACTGTCATATCTTTCGTCAGGACTTTCTGCATCGCGAAGTTATAGAAGATGAACTCCGGCGCGCGACCAGAGAGATAAGGATCTGCATAGGCGGGAGCGCCTCCTGCTGTTACGTAACTCCCAGCTCCGTTTACGTAGTTTCCGATGCCCAGTACGAGAGAGGATGCACTCGGTCCTGTCGGAGCTGGAATTGCGTAGCCCGGCCCGCCGAAGTTCGTGTTCGCCACACCCGCTGCCGTAAAGGCAGCGCTGTTGTTGAGGTAGTACGAGGGTCCGGCGGCCACTCCTGTACTAACTGCGGGGGGGAGAATAATGCTGGATCCAAAACCGCTTTGTCCGGTTCCGGAGGCATCACCAGCGCGGCCTCCGACTCCTCCCGCACGTGAGTATGCAATTGCGAAACCTGCGCGGAAAACCGTCTTCGGATCGGGAGAGAATTCAGCACCAAGGCGTGGTCCCCAGTTCTTCCAGTAGGTCTGCACCGGAGTCCTGCATTCGCAACTGATATCCGAGCCGCGGAAGCCGGCGTACTGCAGCTCTCCTGCTGTACCTGTCTGGGGATTGTTTATGTTGGGATTGAAGAAGGCGAACCGGTCCTGAGCTTCATGAAAAGGCGGCAGGTAGTCCCAGCGCAAGCCAAGATTGAGGGTCAGGTTGGGAAGGATCTTCCAGTCATCCTGAAAGTAAGGAGAGATCGGACGGAACCGGCCTCCTGTTTCGTTGAAGAGAGGGACTGAGGTTGCACCACTATTTACAGCACCTAGAAGGAAGCTGGCATAGGAATATCCCGTAGCCGTACTGCTCAGACTGGTTCCGACGTAGTTTGCGGTCGAGGTTCCTGCGAAGGCCTGGGTATAGATGCCTGAGGGGCTGCTCTGCGACGTTGCATTGTCCTGCAGCCACTGCATCTGGATGCCAAAGGTCATGTTGTGCTGGCCCTTGTTCCATTGAAAGTTGTCGACAATCGTATAGGCGTTAGGCACGGTATTGTGAGTCGCATCGGACGCACCCGCTTCTGTCCATGACGATTGTGCGGTAGCAAAGGCTGTGGT encodes:
- a CDS encoding TonB-dependent receptor gives rise to the protein MQHRNTKKTYASEELLKAIAKYAVSLTLLFLLAPFLIDGHSALAQTGGQGALEGTITDTTGAVIPHVTVTATDQASGVGTTRVSSGAGLYSITPLIPGIYTITVKAAGFETLTQKNIEVNGLTVTGFNAKLNVGSSQQDVTVTEAPPQLQTTDAAVEAVITNETYESLPLIMNNQQRDPTGFATLAVGAQGGARAPIFSGTGNYLAEVYMDGIPTTTSNQQGDNRVVANGVPVESVDQLQIISSGPSAEYQGAGAIGFTIKSGGNKYHGQIVDLIRNTIFDTWGFAGNQATTSAVVNGKITTVPAGKNIEHQNELSAAVGGPIPFTRHKGFFFANYDKFHGRIGVNPSVFTIPTALMKTGDFTELGTGTYIYNPLSNSCVGSKCTRQPFMGLKNGVPTANVIPTSYLSPISLNEQQYMPDPNLPGIANNFLEGGLSGFDNHELVFKIDYDLTSSQRFSFVYSHGVRQTVGYGANLPVPYAAADSSSISPTMLIFEHSFAVTSRMVNQFKYGFTRFPQPVIAPTDGLAPYRAGPDLGIGGLPPGQSSGNFPGTTFGATTAFATAQSSWTEAGASDATHNTVPNAYTIVDNFQWNKGQHNMTFGIQMQWLQDNATSQSSPSGIYTQAFAGTSTANYVGTSLSSTATGYSYASFLLGAVNSGATSVPLFNETGGRFRPISPYFQDDWKILPNLTLNLGLRWDYLPPFHEAQDRFAFFNPNINNPQTGTAGELQYAGFRGSDISCECRTPVQTYWKNWGPRLGAEFSPDPKTVFRAGFAIAYSRAGGVGGRAGDASGTGQSGFGSSIILPPAVSTGVAAGPSYYLNNSAAFTAAGVANTNFGGPGYAIPAPTGPSASSLVLGIGNYVNGAGSYVTAGGAPAYADPYLSGRAPEFIFYNFAMQKVLTKDMTVTLGYSGSESHFVGGAGIAGFWSGQLDPKYLATLGSVLATDGATNILNAPATPANIAIAEAADPSVKVPYVNYAQTQSGSANSNATIGRMLRPYPQYSSPPSPEWDNVANLSYNAFQLTLKQREFKGVTFTLNYTYSRNIGDDGTTRSAFAVPASASSNGVAIAGKNRADRDLVITDVPQNLNAYGLAKSPFGKNKIGGDNWALRNLAGGWQIAGIFSYTSGNPLLVVGSGCTNPSGGTCMPDLAPGRTRDSIRIHGGYGGKGVTYANFATTQYLDPTAFAPLQTFALPAGAPSNAVPITKIGSSPRSSLNLWTPSHYNLDAALQRSFNITPERVKFIFRADCFDVTNKVTFAFPSNQTETVSVTKAATSSAFGELTSFSGNRRFQFSGRITF